In Allocoprobacillus halotolerans, a genomic segment contains:
- a CDS encoding carbamoyl phosphate synthase small subunit: protein MKAYLILEDGHVFEGEHFGGHKEVISEFVFNTSMTGYLEVLTDPSYAGQSVVMTYPLIGNYGVCLEDQESNQPFVEGFVVSELARLGSHFRKNMDLETYLKQHDIIGIQGVDTRFLTKLIRSKGCMNGLITTHHYDDISDVLKRIQNYQVKGVVNQTTCQQPYVLGQGQYKVALYDFGAKQNIARELVKRNCEVTVYPARTPAQTILEGHFDGIMLSNGPGDPSECQDIIENIKILSQSGIPIFAICLGHQLMSLAHGFQTEKMVYGHHGANHPVKDLNTNRVYISTQNHNYVVRKESIDESLAKMWFQNVNDGTLEGIEYLQEPIKTVQFHPEACAGPLDTANLFDQFIEMMGGKQNA from the coding sequence ATGAAAGCATATTTGATATTAGAAGATGGGCATGTTTTTGAAGGTGAACATTTTGGAGGACATAAAGAAGTCATCAGTGAGTTTGTTTTTAATACATCAATGACTGGTTATTTAGAAGTTTTAACCGATCCTTCTTATGCTGGACAAAGTGTTGTCATGACATATCCATTAATTGGAAATTATGGTGTTTGTTTAGAAGATCAAGAATCAAACCAACCTTTTGTAGAAGGTTTTGTGGTGAGTGAACTGGCACGATTAGGAAGTCATTTTAGAAAAAATATGGATTTAGAAACTTATTTAAAACAACATGATATTATAGGAATTCAAGGTGTTGATACACGTTTTCTTACAAAATTAATAAGAAGTAAGGGATGTATGAATGGTTTAATCACAACCCATCATTATGATGATATCAGTGATGTACTAAAACGTATTCAAAATTATCAGGTAAAAGGTGTTGTCAATCAAACAACATGTCAACAACCTTATGTTTTAGGTCAAGGACAATATAAAGTTGCTTTATATGATTTTGGAGCGAAACAAAATATTGCTAGAGAATTAGTGAAAAGAAATTGTGAAGTCACAGTTTATCCAGCACGTACACCAGCTCAAACAATTCTTGAAGGACATTTTGATGGTATTATGCTTTCTAATGGTCCAGGTGATCCAAGTGAATGTCAGGATATTATTGAAAACATTAAGATATTAAGCCAAAGTGGTATCCCGATTTTTGCAATTTGTTTAGGACATCAGTTGATGTCTTTAGCACATGGTTTTCAAACTGAAAAAATGGTTTATGGACATCATGGAGCCAATCATCCAGTCAAAGATTTAAATACGAATCGTGTTTATATTTCAACACAAAATCATAACTATGTTGTTAGAAAGGAATCAATTGATGAGAGTCTTGCAAAAATGTGGTTTCAAAACGTTAATGATGGGACATTGGAAGGAATTGAATATTTACAAGAACCCATTAAAACAGTTCAGTTTCATCCTGAAGCGTGTGCTGGACCACTAGATACAGCCAATTTATTTGATCAATTTATAGAAATGATGGGAGGAAAACAAAATGCCTAG
- a CDS encoding glutamine synthetase III family protein: MEKKITDIFGTLVFDEEVMEERLAKDTFRELQKTIKEGKSLNIKIANAVANAMKDWAVEHGATHYTHWFQPMTGVTAEKHDGFIGTNRNGKVILEFSGKELIKGEPDASSFPSGGLRATFEARGYTAWDPTSYAFIKNGVLCIPTAFCSYSGHALDKKTPLLRSMQAVNKQALRILKLFGNEDVKSVKTTVGPEQEYFLVDKKYYEQRKDLIYTGRTLFGAPSPKGQEMEDHYFGTIKSRVQEFMNELNEELWKLGVLAKTEHNEVAPAQHELAPIFSTTNIATDHNQLTMELIQRIAKKHGTVALLHEKPFEGINGSGKHNNWSLSTDTGVNLLEPGETPYENAQFLIFLCAVIKAADEHQDLLRLSVATAGNDHRLGANEAPPAIISVFLGDELTEVLKAIEEDRAYDSKEKEVMKIGAHVLPKFPKDTTDRNRTSPFAFTGNKFEFRMPGSSSSIAGCNIVLNTVIADELKQFADILEKAPDFSSALHALIQGTIKEHKRIIFNGNGYDDAWVEEAKKRGLLNLRTTPDALPYFVKDENIELFKRHKVFDEEEVRSRYEIMMEEYVKILNIEALTMLDIAQKEILPAVSQYSYDLAQTSTLKTSAEVGSVYEKAMLKDISQLLDEAYLATQHLKDVLTKAPSLDGFEQAAYYYRDEVIPAMDALRAPCDKLEQITSKTAWPFPTYGQLLFGII; the protein is encoded by the coding sequence ATGGAAAAGAAAATAACTGATATTTTTGGTACATTGGTTTTTGATGAAGAAGTAATGGAAGAAAGACTTGCAAAAGATACTTTCAGAGAACTTCAAAAAACGATTAAAGAGGGGAAATCATTAAATATTAAGATTGCTAATGCTGTTGCGAATGCAATGAAAGATTGGGCAGTAGAACATGGCGCAACGCATTATACGCATTGGTTTCAACCAATGACAGGTGTAACAGCTGAAAAACATGATGGGTTTATTGGAACGAACAGAAATGGTAAGGTTATTTTAGAGTTTTCTGGGAAAGAATTAATTAAAGGGGAACCGGATGCCTCATCTTTTCCAAGTGGAGGTTTACGTGCCACATTTGAAGCACGTGGTTATACAGCATGGGATCCAACATCATATGCTTTTATTAAAAATGGTGTATTGTGTATTCCAACAGCGTTCTGTTCTTATTCAGGACATGCTTTAGATAAGAAAACACCATTACTAAGAAGTATGCAGGCTGTCAATAAACAAGCTTTACGTATTTTAAAATTATTTGGTAATGAAGATGTTAAAAGTGTTAAAACAACAGTAGGTCCTGAACAAGAATATTTCTTAGTTGATAAAAAATATTATGAACAAAGAAAAGATTTAATTTATACAGGAAGAACTTTATTTGGAGCACCATCTCCTAAAGGACAGGAAATGGAAGATCATTACTTTGGAACAATTAAAAGTAGAGTTCAAGAATTTATGAATGAATTAAATGAAGAATTATGGAAATTAGGTGTCCTTGCCAAAACTGAACATAACGAAGTGGCACCTGCTCAACATGAATTAGCACCTATATTTTCAACAACAAATATTGCGACAGACCACAATCAATTAACAATGGAATTGATTCAAAGAATTGCTAAAAAACATGGGACGGTAGCATTATTACATGAAAAACCATTTGAAGGTATTAATGGAAGTGGAAAACATAACAACTGGTCATTATCAACAGATACAGGTGTGAACTTGTTAGAACCAGGCGAAACACCATATGAAAATGCTCAATTCTTAATCTTCTTATGTGCGGTTATTAAAGCTGCTGATGAACATCAAGATTTATTAAGATTGTCAGTCGCAACAGCTGGAAATGATCATCGTTTAGGAGCAAACGAAGCACCACCAGCCATTATTTCAGTATTTTTAGGTGATGAATTAACAGAAGTCTTAAAAGCCATTGAAGAAGATCGTGCTTATGATTCTAAAGAAAAAGAAGTAATGAAGATTGGGGCACATGTTTTACCAAAATTCCCTAAAGATACAACGGATCGTAACCGTACTTCACCATTTGCTTTTACAGGTAATAAATTTGAGTTCCGTATGCCAGGGTCAAGTTCTTCAATTGCAGGATGTAATATTGTTTTAAATACAGTCATTGCAGATGAATTAAAACAATTTGCTGATATTTTAGAAAAAGCACCTGATTTTTCTTCAGCATTACATGCTTTAATTCAAGGAACAATTAAAGAACATAAACGTATTATTTTTAATGGTAACGGTTATGATGATGCTTGGGTCGAAGAAGCAAAAAAACGTGGATTATTAAACTTACGTACAACACCTGATGCTTTACCATATTTTGTCAAAGATGAAAATATTGAATTATTCAAAAGACATAAAGTCTTTGATGAAGAAGAAGTACGTTCTCGTTATGAAATCATGATGGAAGAATATGTGAAGATTTTAAATATTGAAGCCTTAACAATGTTGGATATTGCACAAAAAGAAATTTTACCTGCAGTGAGTCAATATTCATATGACTTGGCACAAACATCTACGTTGAAAACAAGTGCTGAAGTTGGTTCAGTATATGAAAAAGCTATGTTAAAGGATATTTCACAATTATTAGATGAAGCTTATCTAGCAACACAACATTTAAAAGATGTTCTAACAAAAGCACCAAGTTTAGATGGTTTTGAACAAGCAGCTTACTATTATCGTGATGAAGTCATTCCAGCTATGGATGCTTTACGTGCACCATGTGATAAACTTGAACAAATCACATCAAAAACTGCATGGCCATTCCCAACTTATGGTCAATTGTTATTTGGTATTATATAA
- the purF gene encoding amidophosphoribosyltransferase has translation MDNDLKEMHEECGVFGVFQHQDAAKLCYYGLHALQHRGQEGAGILTANNHQLSIHKGEGLVTEVFNDAKLNQMESIHAIGHVRYSTAGGGGIMNVQPLLFRTLNGDMGICHNGNIVNANVLKAELEAQGSIFSSSSDTEILGHLIKRQKGHMIDRICASLEKLDGAFAFLILLEDRLYAIRDRYGLRPLTIGQLPNGAYVFASETCALDIVGAKFIRDVEPGEIVRVKDNQLLSRLYTKHPIHDKICAMEYVYFSRPDSIIDGINVHTTRKNAGKQLYKESPVDGDIVIGVPDSSISAAIGYSEASHIPYEMGLIKNKYVGRTFIQPTQELRNQGVRMKLSAVSSIVNQKRVIMIDDSIVRGTTSKRIVALLKEAGATEVHVRIASPAIRYPCFYGVDTSTLDELISHKMSVLELCEYIGADSLAFISEEGLKQSIHFKKEHTCDLCTACFNRHYVTPLYDNEFQDD, from the coding sequence ATGGATAATGATTTAAAAGAAATGCATGAAGAATGTGGTGTTTTTGGTGTTTTTCAACATCAAGACGCTGCTAAACTTTGTTATTATGGTTTACATGCCCTTCAACATCGTGGACAGGAAGGTGCTGGTATATTAACAGCAAATAATCATCAGCTTTCTATTCATAAAGGTGAAGGACTTGTCACAGAAGTTTTCAATGATGCCAAACTCAATCAAATGGAAAGTATTCATGCGATTGGACATGTCCGCTATTCAACTGCTGGTGGTGGTGGCATTATGAATGTCCAACCTTTACTTTTTAGAACATTAAATGGTGATATGGGTATTTGTCATAATGGAAATATTGTCAATGCCAATGTCTTAAAGGCTGAACTTGAAGCTCAAGGAAGTATTTTCTCATCTTCTTCTGATACAGAAATCCTAGGACATTTGATCAAACGTCAAAAAGGACATATGATTGATCGTATTTGTGCTTCATTAGAAAAATTAGATGGTGCTTTTGCTTTTTTAATATTATTAGAAGATCGTCTTTATGCGATTAGAGATCGCTACGGTTTAAGACCTCTGACAATTGGGCAATTACCTAATGGTGCTTATGTTTTTGCATCAGAAACATGTGCTTTAGATATTGTTGGTGCTAAGTTTATCAGAGATGTTGAACCAGGTGAAATTGTTAGAGTCAAAGACAATCAATTACTTTCTCGCCTTTATACCAAACACCCTATTCATGATAAAATCTGTGCAATGGAATATGTGTATTTCTCTCGTCCTGATAGTATTATTGATGGGATTAATGTTCATACGACACGTAAAAATGCGGGAAAACAACTTTATAAGGAGAGTCCTGTTGACGGGGATATTGTGATTGGTGTACCTGATTCATCTATTTCAGCTGCTATTGGATATTCTGAAGCATCGCATATTCCGTATGAAATGGGATTAATTAAAAATAAATATGTGGGAAGAACGTTTATTCAACCGACTCAAGAATTAAGAAATCAAGGTGTGCGTATGAAACTTTCTGCTGTTTCTTCAATCGTCAATCAAAAAAGAGTCATCATGATTGACGACTCCATTGTTAGAGGCACAACTTCAAAACGTATTGTTGCTTTACTGAAAGAAGCTGGAGCAACTGAAGTTCATGTCAGAATAGCTTCACCTGCTATTCGTTATCCATGTTTCTATGGTGTTGATACTTCAACTTTAGATGAACTCATTTCACATAAAATGTCCGTACTTGAACTTTGTGAATATATTGGTGCTGATTCACTTGCCTTTATTAGCGAAGAAGGATTAAAACAATCTATTCACTTTAAAAAGGAACATACCTGTGATTTATGCACGGCTTGTTTCAACCGTCATTATGTGACGCCTCTTTATGATAATGAATTTCAAGATGATTAA
- a CDS encoding MFS transporter: MLSKTTALEKKWILYDVGNSAFTLLVSTIMPIYFNFLATSANVSETNYLAFWGYATSIATIITAILGPILGTASDFKGWKKKLFMIALLIGALGCILLGFTSSWLWFLCLFVIVKSAYSLSLVFYDSMLTDITTPERMDNVSAKGYAWGYIGSCIPFIGSLALVLFYDKLNLTMEIAMSICFVLIALWWLLLSVPLLQGYYQTYYLEKEKHFVSASFTRLKNIFGELKNNPKVLFFLIAFFFYIDGVYTIIDMATAYGTALGLNTTGLLLALLLTQIVAFPAALIFGKLSSSVENTKLIKICIFAYFLIALYGITLQQQYQFWILAIGVGIFQGAIQSLSRSYYAKIIPANRSGEYFGLYDICGKGASFMGTTLVSLISQITGMMNIGVGSLAIMFILGLFFFVKAQKI, encoded by the coding sequence ATGCTATCTAAAACAACTGCTTTAGAAAAGAAATGGATTTTATATGATGTAGGAAATTCGGCTTTTACTTTACTTGTTTCTACAATCATGCCTATTTATTTTAATTTTTTAGCCACTTCAGCCAATGTATCTGAAACAAACTATCTAGCATTCTGGGGTTATGCAACATCTATTGCGACAATTATCACTGCAATTTTAGGACCGATACTAGGAACGGCATCTGATTTTAAAGGTTGGAAGAAAAAACTTTTTATGATAGCCTTATTAATTGGTGCTTTAGGATGTATTTTACTTGGTTTTACATCTTCATGGTTATGGTTTTTATGTTTATTTGTGATTGTGAAATCTGCATATTCATTAAGTTTAGTATTTTACGATTCTATGTTGACAGATATTACAACACCTGAGCGTATGGATAATGTTTCCGCTAAAGGTTATGCTTGGGGTTATATTGGAAGCTGTATTCCTTTTATAGGAAGTTTAGCACTTGTCTTATTTTATGATAAACTCAATTTAACAATGGAAATCGCTATGAGCATTTGTTTTGTATTGATTGCTTTATGGTGGTTATTATTATCTGTGCCATTACTTCAAGGGTATTATCAAACTTATTATTTAGAAAAAGAAAAACATTTTGTATCAGCAAGTTTTACACGTTTAAAAAATATCTTTGGTGAATTAAAAAATAATCCAAAAGTTCTATTCTTCTTAATTGCCTTTTTCTTTTATATTGATGGTGTTTATACAATCATTGATATGGCAACTGCCTATGGTACAGCATTAGGATTAAATACAACTGGATTATTATTAGCATTATTATTAACACAAATCGTGGCTTTTCCAGCTGCCTTAATTTTTGGAAAATTAAGCAGTAGTGTTGAAAATACAAAACTGATTAAAATATGTATTTTTGCTTATTTCTTAATTGCCTTATATGGAATCACTCTCCAACAACAATATCAATTTTGGATCTTAGCTATTGGGGTTGGTATCTTTCAAGGCGCTATTCAATCTCTATCACGTTCTTATTATGCAAAAATTATCCCTGCTAATCGTTCAGGTGAATATTTTGGTTTATATGATATTTGTGGTAAAGGGGCTTCTTTTATGGGAACAACTCTTGTTTCATTGATTTCTCAAATCACAGGAATGATGAATATTGGTGTTGGTTCACTAGCCATTATGTTTATACTTGGACTTTTCTTCTTTGTGAAAGCTCAAAAAATTTAA
- a CDS encoding Rpn family recombination-promoting nuclease/putative transposase — MGLQKDHIFKDFFKDAKRFADMMNAILYGGQNVIQPEELQLMDSNEIFVGKYISKERRRDVIMLWKGKDFQAILALEAQSQVDFTMVSRTLLYDALTYNMQDKNLKDHMFPYVISIVLFHGKGRWTSKTSLLERVNVPKGIKHERNDWKMNVVDIKDLDYHLLRNEDNRNVVKTIGTIWRKEKEDFKGMEVSKAAARVIAILTERFGILDLVEGDEGTVAMWSFWQDIEDSGMKKGVQQGKMETLKMILTSLFGKLTPELTLKIELSNEERLNKLALHISDIHSETDVYKILE, encoded by the coding sequence ATGGGTCTACAAAAAGATCATATTTTTAAGGATTTCTTTAAAGATGCCAAACGTTTTGCTGATATGATGAACGCTATTTTATATGGCGGTCAGAATGTCATTCAACCTGAAGAACTTCAATTAATGGATTCCAATGAAATCTTTGTAGGCAAGTATATTTCCAAAGAACGCAGACGTGATGTCATCATGTTGTGGAAAGGAAAAGACTTTCAGGCTATTCTTGCATTGGAGGCACAGAGTCAGGTTGACTTTACAATGGTATCAAGAACACTTCTCTATGATGCATTAACCTACAATATGCAGGATAAGAATTTAAAGGACCATATGTTCCCGTATGTAATAAGCATAGTCTTGTTTCATGGCAAAGGGAGATGGACTTCCAAGACATCACTGTTAGAAAGAGTCAATGTACCTAAAGGCATCAAGCATGAAAGAAACGATTGGAAAATGAATGTGGTAGACATTAAGGATTTGGATTATCACCTACTTAGAAACGAAGATAATCGCAATGTTGTCAAGACAATAGGAACGATATGGAGAAAAGAGAAGGAAGATTTCAAAGGTATGGAAGTATCAAAAGCAGCTGCAAGGGTGATAGCGATACTTACTGAAAGATTCGGCATTTTAGATCTAGTGGAAGGAGATGAAGGAACTGTGGCAATGTGGTCATTTTGGCAGGACATTGAAGATTCAGGTATGAAAAAAGGTGTACAACAAGGTAAAATGGAAACATTAAAAATGATACTAACCAGTCTTTTTGGAAAACTTACACCTGAATTGACATTGAAAATTGAATTAAGTAATGAAGAAAGATTAAATAAACTTGCATTACATATTTCAGACATTCATAGTGAAACAGATGTCTATAAGATACTAGAATAA
- a CDS encoding glutamate synthase subunit beta — translation MGKSTGFLEYERQENLSQKPQERIKDYLEFHQPLSEEKRRQQAARCMNCGVPFCQSAIEMNHMVTGCPLHNLIPEWNDEIYHHNDALALSRLLKTNPFPEFTGRVCPALCEKACVCGVHDDSVTIKDNELFIIEKAFDNELMTPSVSSVCSFKKVAVVGSGPAGLTVAYQLNQRGHQVVVYEREDRLGGLLMYGIPQMKLEKSVIDRRIELMKKEGITFYTNVEVGKDISKEELLKEYDAVVLCCGAKKARELNVKGKNAKGIYKAVDFLKMSTQDLLANQSPRINAKNLNVVVVGGGDTGNDCVGTCIRQGCASVLQLEMMPAPPLENTRSWPMWPDQLKVDYGQEESMAIFHRDPRLYETTVKECLEEDGQLVAVKTVQGSFVDGQWVEKPDSEQIIKADLLLIAAGFVGVEDETVQSLDLKLTSRQVVLTMPKSYQTQDEKIFVAGDMHRGQSLVVWAIAEGKACAKEVDQYLMGYSYMNE, via the coding sequence ATGGGAAAATCAACAGGATTTTTAGAATATGAAAGACAAGAGAATCTGTCTCAAAAACCTCAAGAAAGAATTAAAGATTACTTAGAATTTCATCAGCCATTAAGTGAAGAAAAACGTCGTCAGCAAGCCGCTCGTTGTATGAACTGTGGTGTTCCATTTTGCCAATCAGCGATTGAAATGAATCATATGGTTACGGGTTGTCCTTTACATAATTTAATACCTGAATGGAATGATGAAATCTATCATCATAATGACGCTTTAGCTTTATCACGTTTGTTGAAAACAAATCCTTTCCCAGAATTTACAGGACGTGTATGTCCTGCCCTTTGTGAAAAAGCTTGTGTCTGTGGTGTTCATGATGATTCAGTAACAATTAAAGATAATGAATTATTTATTATTGAAAAAGCTTTTGATAATGAATTGATGACACCATCAGTGTCTTCTGTTTGTTCCTTTAAAAAAGTGGCAGTGGTAGGCAGTGGTCCAGCTGGACTAACAGTGGCTTATCAACTCAATCAACGAGGCCATCAGGTTGTTGTTTATGAAAGAGAAGATCGTTTGGGTGGATTACTGATGTATGGTATTCCTCAAATGAAATTAGAAAAATCTGTGATTGATCGTCGTATTGAGTTGATGAAAAAAGAAGGTATTACATTTTACACAAATGTTGAAGTGGGTAAAGACATTTCTAAAGAAGAATTATTAAAAGAATATGACGCTGTGGTTTTATGTTGTGGGGCTAAAAAAGCAAGAGAGTTAAATGTCAAGGGAAAAAATGCGAAAGGTATCTATAAAGCTGTAGACTTTTTGAAGATGAGTACACAAGATTTACTTGCCAATCAATCACCTCGTATCAATGCGAAAAATTTAAACGTTGTGGTTGTTGGTGGGGGCGATACAGGAAATGATTGTGTAGGCACTTGTATTCGTCAAGGCTGTGCATCTGTCTTGCAATTGGAGATGATGCCGGCACCTCCACTAGAAAATACGCGTTCATGGCCAATGTGGCCAGATCAGCTTAAGGTCGATTATGGTCAAGAAGAAAGTATGGCTATTTTTCATCGTGATCCTCGTCTTTATGAAACAACAGTCAAAGAATGTCTTGAAGAAGATGGTCAATTAGTTGCAGTGAAAACTGTACAAGGTTCATTTGTCGATGGACAATGGGTAGAAAAGCCTGATAGTGAACAAATCATCAAAGCAGATTTATTATTGATTGCGGCAGGTTTTGTTGGGGTTGAAGATGAAACAGTGCAATCTTTAGATTTAAAACTGACATCAAGACAGGTTGTTTTGACAATGCCAAAAAGTTATCAGACACAAGATGAAAAAATCTTTGTAGCTGGTGATATGCATCGTGGACAATCATTGGTTGTTTGGGCGATTGCAGAAGGAAAGGCATGTGCTAAAGAAGTTGATCAATATTTGATGGGTTATAGTTATATGAATGAATAA
- the asnB gene encoding asparagine synthase (glutamine-hydrolyzing): MKGFERTHTRGPDDMRIVDTGEGLLGFQRLSIMGLNEYGMQPFQRGQHYVVCNGEIYGFRVIKEKLMKQGFTFQGESDCEILLPLYQQMGVDMFRQLDGEFALILYDGDRKSFIAARDPIGIRPLFYGYDDNQHIVFASEAKNLVGICEKIMPFPPGHYYQDGQFICYRDISEVKDYHHDDLDTIYIKIHDLLVKGIEKRLDADAPLGFLLSGGLDSSLVCAVSARLLKKPIRTFAIGMEKDAIDLKYAREVADFIGSAHTEVIITKDDVIEALEPVIYALGTYDITTIRASIGMYLLCQYIHQHTDIRVLLTGKFLMNCLAISIQILRQMQKLFKKKQKNVFENYICMMSYVLIVVSVFIL, translated from the coding sequence TTGAAAGGATTTGAAAGAACACATACAAGAGGACCGGATGATATGCGTATCGTAGATACGGGTGAAGGACTACTTGGATTTCAACGTTTATCTATTATGGGATTAAATGAATATGGGATGCAGCCATTTCAAAGAGGTCAACATTATGTAGTCTGTAATGGGGAAATTTACGGATTTCGTGTCATCAAAGAGAAATTAATGAAGCAGGGGTTCACTTTTCAAGGGGAGAGTGATTGTGAAATCCTGCTTCCTCTTTATCAACAAATGGGTGTCGATATGTTTAGACAGCTTGATGGAGAATTTGCTTTGATTTTATATGATGGTGACCGAAAAAGTTTTATTGCCGCAAGAGATCCAATTGGTATTCGACCATTATTTTATGGTTATGATGACAATCAACATATTGTCTTTGCTTCAGAAGCTAAAAATTTGGTTGGTATCTGTGAAAAAATTATGCCATTTCCACCAGGACATTATTATCAGGATGGTCAGTTTATCTGTTATCGTGATATAAGTGAAGTTAAAGATTATCATCATGATGATTTAGATACGATTTATATAAAGATTCATGATTTATTAGTGAAAGGCATTGAAAAAAGATTGGATGCTGATGCACCACTTGGATTCTTGTTAAGTGGTGGTTTAGATTCATCACTTGTCTGTGCTGTGTCAGCTCGTCTTTTGAAAAAACCTATTCGTACTTTTGCGATTGGAATGGAAAAAGATGCCATTGATTTAAAATATGCCAGAGAAGTTGCTGATTTTATTGGTAGTGCCCATACGGAAGTGATTATTACCAAAGATGATGTGATTGAAGCATTAGAACCAGTAATCTATGCCTTAGGCACTTATGATATAACAACCATTCGTGCATCGATAGGAATGTATTTACTTTGTCAATATATTCATCAACATACTGATATACGTGTGTTATTAACGGGGAAATTTCTGATGAATTGTTTGGCTATAAGTATACAGATTTTGCGCCAGATGCAAAAGCTTTTCAAGAAGAAGCAGAAAAACGTATTCGAGAATTATATATGTATGATGTCTTACGTGCTGATCGTTGTATCAGTGTTCATTCTTTAG
- a CDS encoding DUF4351 domain-containing protein, which produces MARVIAILTGKEEILDQVEGDEGTVEMWSFWKNAENSGIQKGMLRIVISQLKNVLGKLTPELTLKIELSNEEKLNNLALHISDIHSEADVYKILE; this is translated from the coding sequence GTGGCAAGAGTTATTGCTATCTTAACAGGAAAAGAGGAAATCTTAGACCAAGTGGAAGGAGATGAAGGGACAGTGGAAATGTGGTCATTTTGGAAAAATGCAGAAAATTCAGGGATTCAAAAAGGTATGCTGCGAATAGTTATTTCACAACTCAAAAATGTATTAGGAAAACTCACACCTGAATTGACATTAAAAATTGAATTAAGTAATGAAGAAAAATTAAATAATCTTGCATTACATATTTCAGACATTCATAGTGAAGCTGATGTCTATAAGATACTTGAATAA
- a CDS encoding HipA domain-containing protein, producing MVHTDEELVLAYYIDRTIMQRGNDSLYHHFLKACQTLGIPNAKLSIDKMIVCDYIIANYDRHYRNFGALRNTVTLEWEGIAPLYDSRSSLWATLPTSMIGSSYKSKPFNSLPEEQLELVEDLSWLDVTKLKEFDKEVEDILNRNPLMDESRVQAIVQQVHLRIEKISMLKKRIYDIKK from the coding sequence ATGGTTCATACAGATGAAGAACTTGTATTAGCTTATTATATTGATCGTACAATCATGCAAAGAGGAAATGATTCTTTATATCATCATTTTTTAAAAGCCTGTCAAACACTCGGTATTCCCAATGCAAAGTTAAGTATTGATAAAATGATTGTTTGTGACTATATTATTGCCAATTATGATCGTCATTATCGTAATTTTGGAGCTTTGAGAAATACTGTAACATTAGAATGGGAAGGCATTGCACCTCTTTATGATAGCAGAAGCTCGTTATGGGCAACATTACCAACCTCAATGATTGGAAGTTCTTATAAAAGTAAGCCATTTAACTCTTTACCTGAAGAACAATTAGAACTTGTAGAAGATTTATCTTGGTTAGACGTCACTAAACTTAAAGAATTTGATAAAGAGGTAGAGGATATTCTTAACAGAAACCCATTGATGGATGAAAGTAGAGTTCAAGCAATTGTTCAACAAGTTCATTTGAGAATTGAAAAGATATCAATGTTAAAAAAGAGAATATATGATATAAAAAAATAG
- a CDS encoding asparagine synthase-related protein: protein MYDVLRADRCISVHSLEARVPFGDLAFVDYVMHIDPEKKMNTYGKGKYLLRKAFDKGYLPESILMREKAAFSDAVGHSLSDELKAYAECCYSDKEFEQKCKQYDFAKPFTKESLLYREIFEKYYPHQAHMVKDFWMPNQAWEGCQVNDPSARFLANYGDSGK from the coding sequence ATGTATGATGTCTTACGTGCTGATCGTTGTATCAGTGTTCATTCTTTAGAAGCAAGAGTTCCTTTTGGAGATTTAGCTTTTGTGGATTATGTGATGCATATTGACCCAGAAAAGAAAATGAATACTTATGGTAAAGGAAAATATTTATTAAGAAAAGCATTTGATAAAGGTTATTTACCTGAGAGTATTTTAATGCGTGAAAAAGCAGCGTTTTCTGATGCAGTGGGACATTCTTTAAGTGATGAATTAAAAGCTTATGCTGAATGTTGTTATAGTGATAAAGAATTTGAACAAAAATGTAAACAATATGATTTTGCGAAACCTTTTACAAAAGAGTCTTTATTATATCGTGAAATTTTTGAAAAATATTATCCACATCAAGCACATATGGTTAAAGATTTTTGGATGCCTAATCAAGCATGGGAAGGATGTCAGGTCAACGATCCTTCTGCAAGATTTTTAGCAAATTATGGTGATAGTGGGAAGTAG